In Sulfurisphaera javensis, a single genomic region encodes these proteins:
- a CDS encoding CDC48 family AAA ATPase, with protein sequence MSQEVTLRVSEARQRDVGKKIARLSDYIMKKIGIETGDYIEITGPNGSALAQAMPSYDISDDEIKIDGYIRKSIGVGIGDEVKVKKANVSPASKITLAPTQPIRFDRSFVEYVKDQLMNKPLAKGETVPIPIYTGTLDFIVVNTQPSNYVYVTESTNLEIREEPAKESELGGYPKVTWEDIGDLEEAKQKIREIVEWPLRHPELFQRLGIEPPKGILLYGPPGNGKTLLARALANEVGASFYTINGPEIMSKFYGESEQRLREIFEEAQKNAPAIIFIDEIDSIAPKREEVTGEVEKRVVAQLLTLMDGIKGRGKVIVIGATNRPDAVDPALRRPGRFDREIEIRPPDTKGRKEILQVHTRNMPLSDDVDLDKLAEITYGYTGADLAALAKEAAMNALRRFIAEKKINLEQERIPAEILKELKVTMQDFLEAMKSIQPTLLREVYVEVPKVHWNDIGGLEDVKQQLREAVEWPLRFPNVFSKSGITPPKGILLFGPPGTGKTMLAKAVATESGANFIAVRGPEILSKWVGESEKAIREIFRKARQAAPTVIFFDEIDAIAPMRGLSTDSGVTERIVNQLLAEMDGIVPLNQVVVIAATNRPDILDPALLRPGRFDRLIYVPPPDKRARVEILKVHTRNVPLAEDITLDELGERTEGYTGADIEALVREATINAMRKVFGECDKKSKDQCGNNVDCYNVKMKECMNNTNIVVSKEDFMKALETVRPSLTQADIQRYERMAKELKRSTL encoded by the coding sequence ATGAGTCAAGAGGTAACTTTAAGAGTAAGTGAAGCAAGACAAAGAGATGTTGGAAAAAAAATAGCAAGATTATCTGATTATATTATGAAGAAAATAGGTATTGAGACCGGTGATTACATAGAAATTACAGGTCCGAATGGCTCTGCTCTTGCACAAGCAATGCCTTCGTATGACATATCTGACGACGAAATCAAAATTGATGGATACATTAGGAAATCAATAGGAGTAGGCATTGGAGATGAGGTTAAGGTTAAAAAGGCTAATGTTAGCCCCGCGTCTAAAATTACCCTTGCTCCCACTCAACCTATAAGATTTGATAGAAGCTTTGTTGAATACGTAAAAGATCAGTTAATGAACAAACCGTTAGCTAAGGGAGAAACAGTTCCTATACCAATTTACACTGGAACTTTAGACTTCATTGTAGTAAATACTCAACCCTCAAATTACGTTTATGTGACAGAGTCAACTAACTTAGAAATAAGAGAGGAACCTGCAAAAGAAAGTGAACTAGGTGGATATCCTAAAGTTACATGGGAAGATATTGGAGATCTGGAGGAGGCAAAGCAGAAAATTAGGGAAATAGTAGAATGGCCTTTAAGACATCCAGAATTATTCCAGAGACTAGGCATAGAACCTCCTAAAGGAATTTTACTTTATGGGCCTCCAGGTAATGGCAAAACTTTGCTAGCTAGGGCTTTAGCTAATGAGGTAGGAGCTAGTTTTTATACGATTAATGGACCAGAAATTATGAGCAAATTCTATGGAGAAAGTGAACAAAGACTAAGGGAAATATTTGAAGAGGCTCAGAAAAATGCTCCTGCTATAATTTTTATTGATGAAATAGATTCTATAGCACCTAAAAGAGAAGAAGTAACTGGAGAAGTAGAGAAAAGAGTTGTTGCACAGTTACTTACTTTGATGGACGGAATAAAAGGTAGAGGAAAAGTAATAGTAATAGGAGCTACAAACAGACCTGATGCTGTTGATCCGGCATTAAGAAGACCAGGTAGGTTTGACAGAGAAATAGAGATAAGACCTCCAGATACTAAAGGTAGAAAAGAAATCTTGCAAGTTCATACTAGGAACATGCCATTATCTGATGATGTTGATTTAGATAAATTAGCTGAAATTACGTACGGATATACTGGAGCTGATCTAGCAGCTTTAGCCAAAGAGGCTGCAATGAATGCTTTAAGAAGGTTTATAGCGGAAAAGAAGATCAACTTAGAGCAAGAACGAATACCAGCTGAGATCCTAAAAGAGCTAAAAGTAACCATGCAAGATTTCCTTGAGGCTATGAAATCTATTCAACCTACGTTGCTTAGAGAAGTTTATGTTGAAGTGCCTAAGGTACATTGGAATGATATTGGTGGATTAGAAGATGTAAAACAACAACTAAGAGAGGCTGTAGAATGGCCTTTAAGATTTCCAAATGTGTTTAGCAAAAGTGGAATAACTCCACCTAAGGGTATTTTGTTGTTTGGTCCTCCTGGTACTGGTAAGACTATGTTGGCTAAGGCTGTTGCTACTGAGAGTGGTGCTAATTTTATTGCTGTTAGGGGTCCGGAAATATTATCGAAGTGGGTTGGTGAGAGTGAGAAGGCAATTAGGGAAATATTTAGAAAGGCTAGACAAGCAGCACCAACAGTAATATTCTTTGATGAGATAGATGCAATAGCACCAATGAGAGGATTATCAACAGATAGTGGAGTAACAGAAAGAATAGTAAACCAACTACTAGCAGAAATGGACGGAATAGTACCATTAAATCAAGTAGTAGTTATTGCTGCTACTAATAGGCCTGATATTCTTGATCCTGCTTTGTTGAGGCCTGGTAGGTTTGATAGGTTGATTTATGTTCCTCCGCCAGATAAGAGGGCTAGGGTTGAGATTTTGAAGGTTCATACTAGGAATGTTCCATTAGCTGAGGATATTACTCTGGATGAGTTAGGTGAAAGGACTGAAGGATACACTGGAGCGGATATAGAAGCTCTAGTACGAGAGGCAACAATTAATGCAATGAGAAAGGTATTTGGTGAGTGTGATAAAAAATCAAAAGATCAGTGTGGCAATAATGTAGATTGTTATAATGTAAAAATGAAAGAGTGCATGAATAATACTAATATTGTTGTGTCAAAAGAGGACTTTATGAAGGCTTTAGAAACTGTAAGACCAAGTTTAACTCAAGCTGATATTCAAAGATATGAAAGAATGGCTAAAGAACTAAAGAGGTCTACTCTATGA
- a CDS encoding 2,3-bisphosphoglycerate-independent phosphoglycerate mutase, which produces MKKYKILFFIADGLGDRPVNKLNAKTPLEYVEKPNIKELLRNSIVGLMDPISPGVIAGSDTSHLSMFGLDPHKYYRGRGAFEAIGAGARLKANDVAFRGNFATVNNDLIVIDRRAGRKIEEADELVKELNDKIGEIDGIKVRFYHGTEHRVAVVLSGKGLSDKVSDTDPHEVNKKVLESKPLDNSPESQFTATIVNKLTHKIFEVLNSSEINKTRVSKGELPANIVLLRGAAEFVELPPFESYTKLKAAAVSATALIKGICEQIGMKVVTPAGATGGLDTNYLGKADAAVELLKEYDFVFLHLKATDAASHDGNVDGKVYAIQKMDEMIGRIINKFGSELVIAISGDHSTPVEVKEHTGDPVPFLLYVPYSIVNDQVNDFNEREARKGSLRIRGLDVINILLNYSNRAEKYGA; this is translated from the coding sequence ATGAAGAAATATAAAATATTATTCTTTATTGCTGATGGTCTAGGGGATAGACCAGTAAATAAATTAAACGCTAAAACTCCATTAGAATACGTAGAAAAGCCTAACATTAAAGAACTATTGAGGAACTCAATAGTAGGGTTGATGGATCCTATATCACCGGGAGTAATAGCTGGCAGTGACACATCTCATTTATCAATGTTTGGATTAGATCCTCATAAGTATTATAGGGGTAGAGGCGCTTTTGAGGCAATAGGTGCTGGTGCTAGATTAAAAGCTAATGATGTTGCCTTCAGAGGAAATTTCGCTACAGTAAATAATGATTTAATAGTAATTGATAGGAGAGCGGGTAGAAAGATTGAAGAGGCAGATGAGTTAGTAAAAGAATTAAATGATAAAATTGGTGAAATAGATGGAATAAAAGTTAGATTTTACCATGGTACTGAGCATAGAGTTGCTGTAGTATTAAGTGGAAAAGGGTTAAGTGATAAAGTTAGTGATACTGATCCTCATGAGGTTAATAAAAAAGTTTTGGAAAGCAAACCTTTAGACAATTCACCAGAAAGTCAATTTACTGCTACTATAGTTAATAAATTAACTCATAAGATTTTTGAGGTTTTAAACTCCTCAGAAATAAATAAAACTAGAGTAAGTAAAGGAGAACTCCCTGCTAATATTGTTTTACTTAGAGGAGCAGCTGAGTTTGTTGAACTCCCTCCATTTGAAAGCTATACTAAATTAAAAGCAGCTGCTGTTTCTGCAACTGCATTAATAAAAGGAATTTGTGAACAAATTGGAATGAAAGTAGTTACCCCAGCTGGTGCTACTGGTGGTTTAGATACCAATTATCTAGGTAAAGCCGATGCTGCAGTTGAATTATTAAAAGAGTATGACTTTGTCTTTTTGCATTTAAAAGCTACGGATGCAGCTTCTCATGATGGTAATGTGGATGGTAAAGTCTATGCTATTCAGAAAATGGATGAAATGATTGGAAGGATAATCAATAAGTTTGGGAGTGAATTAGTTATAGCTATAAGTGGTGATCATTCTACTCCAGTAGAGGTGAAAGAACATACAGGTGATCCGGTTCCTTTCTTATTATATGTTCCTTATAGTATAGTTAATGATCAAGTAAATGATTTTAATGAAAGAGAAGCGAGAAAAGGTTCATTAAGAATAAGGGGATTAGATGTAATAAATATTTTACTTAATTATTCTAATAGAGCTGAGAAGTACGGTGCGTGA